ACAGCACAATTTAATGCCAAATGGAAAGAGTTGGCGCGACAAGATGCAACGGCATTTGAAGCGGCGCAACAAAAAAGTGCGGTAAATCTATGGTATGCCCCTGCTCGTGACGCATACTCAAAAGCAGGTTTTGATTTGAGCAATCGCGGTGTACAAGAGGCGGTTTTCAGCAGTTCCATCCAGCACGGAGGTGTAGTGTCCCGCTTGTTGCCTTTAATCAAAAGAATTAGTTCGGGTAATATTTCACAAATGACACCAGAAGAGCAAATTAAATTAATTTACGACGGAAGAACCCAGTACCATCCGAATGGCAAATCGCGTTATGCTAGTGAAGTACAAGATGCGTTAAGGTTAAGTAAATAATATAGGGAAAAGTATATGAAGAAAATTTTTCTAGTTGGGATTTTTCTTACTTTGAATGCTTACGCGGACTGTAATCATTTAAAAGTGACGACAGAAATAAAATCATGCCTTGTGAGTCAAAACGAAATGCTTAACGACCGGTTGACCAATACATACCATTTGGCTCTTTCAACTCTTCCCAAAGCAGACCGAAAAAATTTAATAAATGCACAAAGAGCTTGGGTTCGATTCAAAGAAGCCGATTGTTACGCTGCTATTGCAGCAGATGCTGGCGGGACGGCTGCAAGTATTATCGGTTTAAATTGTACAAATAACAAAATATCAGCACGGGAAAAAGAAATCAAAGAACTATACATAAGATAAATATGCCTATTTGCTTTTAAGACATTGCGACAATTCTGCGCGTAATGAATATTTCTTTTCGGTTGATAAAATATCTGCTACTAGGCATCCAGCACGATTGCAAGACATTTTGTAGTAGGTAATATTGGGGGTTTCATCTTTGCTTGTCCGATTAAAGCTGACTCTGACCAAGCTGTTTGCTTGAGGTTGGATACGTATGCTTTTTCTAACGACAACGTCATCAACCTCCCCGCTACCCCACACAATATCGTAATCCAAACAAGCAGGTTCTTGCAGTCGCTCGGATGCTTGCTGTTCGAGTTCAAGCAGTCTCCGCAATGCCGGTGTAAATGCATCATGCCTATTCTGATAGGGTGGAAAACCATCTTGTACATAAAGACGCTTGATTGTGTCCACCGCCGAATTATTGGATTGAGATCCTTTTGCAACAGCCGAATGTGACAGTGAAAAAAACGACATGGTCAATAAAACCAATAATTTATTTTTCATAACCGATTACTCGTGAGAAATGTTGTCTGAAATATGAATAATTCCGCCATGTATTATTGCACACGTTTTCTGCAAGCCACTTCCATGACTACAATCAGCATAGCAAAAGGCAAAAAAGCAATAATCTGCAACAGGATTGAATTTTCAATTTGATAGACAAGTATTAAACCTGACACAGCTACCAAGCAACGTCTTATCCAGTGTTTACGCTTAAAAAACTCAATAAAAAAGTTATTTCTTCCAGATTCCAAAAACTGGTTACAGTTATCTTTATTGTGAAAAGACCATTCAGTTTTGTGCCAGAAATTTGTTGGCCAATAATCATACATAGGATTCATATCATCATCAGAATCATCAATCATATATTCCTCCAAAAGGATCATAAAAAAATGTCAAAATTCAAGCTGCTTTTGGGTTATTTTGCCATATTTTTCAGCATTAACTCTTCTGCCTTTGCCGACAAGGTTTCAGACTGCCTGAAAGGCCGATCCAAATCGGCCGCCTGCCGGACGATGATTGCAAACTATTGGGCACACCACCAAACCATCGAACGGATTGCCCGACAAGAGGGGGTGGAGCCAGCACTGCTCAAAGCTCTAATCGCCTATGAAAGCCATTACAATCACAAAGCGGTTTCACCGAAACAGGCTTCCGGTCTGACTCAGGTAATGCCAACAACGGCTAGGGGCTTGAACATCGATCCTGCAAAACTGTTTGTGCCGGAAGTTTCCGTCCGTACGGGTGCGCGTTATCTGAGGCGGATGTTCGGCCAGTTCGGCCGGACAGATTTGGCTCTGGCCGCCTACAATGCCGGTCCCGGACGGGTAATTAAAGCGGGATACCGTGTTCCGCCGATTGCCGAGACCCAAAATTATGTGTCCAATGTGTCGGCACTGTTTCGGGAGTTCAAAAACAGGGAAAGAAATAATCTGCCTTTAAACCGAACCGGCAGCAAAACTGTTGCGATTTCCGCAACACCCGAAATCCGCATCAAACAAACGGTTCCCAAGCGTTCCGACCCTTACCAGTCCCATGTTTCCAATTCGTACTGAACCGGCTGCGGCTGACACATTCCATAACTGCTTTTAGACTTCATGATGGCGGATTTGCCGCCTTTTCTTTAATTTTTTATAAGGAAAGCATCATGTTAAAGTCTAACATTTCAAAACAACTGCATCAACACATCAACGGTTTTCTTGACCACTGCCGTTCTCGCTGTTTCTCAGAAGGAACCATCGAGGGCTACCGCAGCAACCTGCGACAGTTTGTTTCGCGGCTTGGTGACTATGCAGCCAAACACAAGGTTGCCGATTTTCAGACGGCCTGTACCGAAATTGTCATGATGGAAACCATTACCATGAAGCAGGCAGACAATCCCGAATTGAAAGCGACCACCATACGCCGCTATATTTGTGCTTGGCGTAGTTTTATCGCTTATCTGGTCAAAGCCAACGTGCTGGATTTGTCTTACGACCGTTTTCGTTTTGATCTGCCGAAGCTGCCAGAGACATTACCTAAATCAGTAGATATGTCGGTGCTGGACAAACTGCTTGACAATCCGCAGTGCCTGCCAAAACAGCCCCATTGGATGTATCTACGCAATTTGTGTATTTTTGAACTGATGACCTATTCGGGGCTGCGCATCTCCGAAGTTAGCAATCTGCTGATGACCGACGTTTATTTTGCTGAACGTCAGATACGGGTAATAGGTAAGGGGCAGCGTACCCGCCTAGTACCGATAACCGACACCGTAGCCAAACGCATTCGTGCCTACCTGAAAGAGCGTTCTGCGTCGGCGGTCAATATCCGAACCAACCATTTGTTTGTTGGTCGTGGCGGTAAAATGTTGCGCCCGTGCAGTATCCGTTTGTCCTTGCATAAAATGGTAGCCGCCCGCTTGGGCGAAGAAATGCATATCACACCGCACAGCCTCAGACACTCCTGTGCTACCCATTTTGTCCGCGAAACCCATAATCTGCGTTTCGTGCAGATTTTGCTCGGGCATAAAAGTATCGCCACCACGCAAATTTATACTCATTTGGACAATGGTTTTGTCCAAGAAATGTTTCACCAACACCACAGCCGTTAGGCTAGATAAGGAGTTCCATTATGAAACAACTGTTTTTCGCATTGCTGCCCGCTATCCTTTTGACCGCTTGCTCAACCAATTCCGATGGCAGTGTCAACTGGTCAGACAATCCGCTGAACAAGGTAGCGACCAAAGTGGACGATGGCGTTCAGAAACTGAACCATAATACCGACAAGGTTATCGCAAAAACTGGGGGCGGAGACCGCTTTGGCAACCATTGCGTTACCTGTTACGACCAAGGCACATCGCACAAGCAAATGCTCGAATGGGGCTATATCCGCCGCAATCCCGACTATCCGAAATATTCTTCCCAACGCTATGTGTTCACTTCGCGCAACTGCGACAAAACGCGACAGTCGCTTTGCTTCCGTCCAAGTAAGGATATTGCCGAACGACCATAGCATAGGCATTCCGCCTTGTTTTCAGGCTGCCCCGATGTGGGCAGCCTGAATTTTCTGGGCGGCTGAGCCTCGTTATACCTTTGATACGCTGTATTTCCCGTCTGCAACCAGCTTGCAGATGCGTTTGACCGTTGCTTCACTGCATTCCAAAATCTTGGCCGTGCGGCTGATAGACAAACCCTGTTTGCGGCAGCTGATGACATCATCAATTCGCTTTTGGCTGATTCTGCGACCGAATTGTTTGCCTTCTGATTTTGCTCGACTGATGCCCGCTGCCTGGCGGCTGCGGCGCATCTCATAATCGTCGCTGGCCGATTTCAGTAGGATTTTCAGTAACAAGTCTTGGATAGATTTGAACACAATCGATTCCATGCTGTCCTCTGCCGCCTTGACGGCTGGCAAGTCCAACACTTCCGGTAACAGCAGGCGTGCGCCACGGTTATTGATTTGGGCAATCAGTGCCTCGGCTTCGACCAGCGGCAGTCTGCTTAACCTGTCCATACTCTCGGCAATCACGATTTCGCCTGCTTGCAGGTCTTTAATCATCTCCAAAAGTTGCGGTCGGTCGGCATGGCGACCGCTGGCTTTCTCGGCATAAACCTTGGCTACATAGAAACCGCGCAATTCCGCCCACTTCTTCAACCCGAGTTGGCGGGATAAGTCCTGCTCCTCGGTTGAAACCCGGCAGTAAATCCGAGCGATTTTGTTTATTTCGGACATTTTGGATTTTTCTCCCATAGCCTCTCTTGTCTGATTTAGGTATGCTTTGTAAGCCAGTATGGAAAGTAGGGTAATAAATCCGTTCAAATAGGCTTAAATAAGCTAGGCTGATTATTATAGTCTTAATAAGCCATAAAGCATAACGCTTATCTTATTCTTCATCTGACGACCAATCCTCCACCGACAGTCCATGTATATAGGAAAATGCGCGGTCATTACTGACCAGAACGGCTCCGATGCCGTGTGCGTGCGCGGCAATCTGCATATCTGGCGCAGACAGACTGCGACCAGACGCTTCTACACCGGCTCGGAATGTTCCGTAAACCTCTGCTACTGCCGTATCAAATGGTAATACGTCCACCCTTAGCAGAAATTCGGATACCAGCCGGTGCAGCCGTCGTGCTTCTGGGCGTTTGGCCAAGCCGTACATCAGTTCCGCATGGGTAATGGCGGAAATGCACAGTTCGGACATCGGCACGCTTGTCAGATGCTTCAAAACATGATTATTGCCACGTACGGCAAGACTGACGATATTGGTATCCAACAGATATTTTTTCATTCCTGCCAGCCTTCAAAAGGATCGCGCAGGTTCGGAGCAGCATCTTCGGGCTGGCGGACGAATGGGTCGGTATCCGTTTCTACTCCGGCAGCCTGCAAACTGCCGATAAAACCTGCCCAGTCGGATGGATGCTTGGACAAAATCACATCCCCCGTCTTTTCGTCGCGGCGGATAAATACCTCCCCACCTTCAAAACGAAAAGCGGCAGGCAAACGAACTGCTTGGCTGCGCCCATTGTTAAACAATTTAGCTGTCTGCATATTGAGTCTCCTAAAAAATTACAATCTGATATTAGTATAAACCATGATATATATCATGCCAAGTGTCTGATGTTTTTTATAACGCATGGGCAACAAAAAGGCCGTCTGAAATTTCAGACGGCCTCTCTTGTGAGAAAGGGAAACGTTTCCGCAGAAACGCCCCATAGTTTGAAAAATCAACAACCATTGCCCAACAAATCTGCCAGATAAGCCGGCATTTCCCCGTTGGATACCGGCCAGTAGCTGTCGGCATCCAGCCAGTAGGTGCTGCCGCTTCAATCATTGACAAACTCGATGTCGGAACAGAACGTATCGATGTATCTCGCCATAACGATTTTCAACTCTTCACGGCGTATTTTGCCTTCGTAGCCGGACGAACCGATGCTGATGGAGATGGAAACACTGCCGAAGGTTTCGGGATATTGCGAATAGACAGCCAGCACATCGGCTAGTGCCTGCGCATTGATGACAATGTGGGCATCCGGCACGGGCAGGTCGTATTCGTCGTTGCAGTAAAACGCCCATTCGTCTTTGCGTTCCGCTGGCAAGCCCAGCAGCAGGTAAGTTTCCCGTGTCTGTGGGTTGCAGAAAGGGGCGAAGACCAAAGGGTTTTCAGGGGTGGTACGGTCGTTCATGGATGTCCTCCGAAAAAATGCGGGAGAACACCCTTGCGGGCGCACTCCCGCTTGGGGTTAAAAATATAAGGGGCTGTCCTAGATAACTCAGGAAATTCCGTTTAAGTTAGAATTTCCCTTATGAGAAAAAGTCGTCTGAGCCAGCACAAACAAAACAAACTAATTGAGCTATTCGTAGCAGGCGTAACCGCCCGTACAGCTGCCGAATTGGCAAATGTCAACAAAAGCACAGCTGCTTATTACTTCCATCGGCTACGTCTACTCATCTACCAAAACAGCTGCCATCTGGAAATGTTTGACGGCGAAGTGGAAGCAGGCGAAAGCTACTTTGGCGGACACCGCAAAGGCAAACGCGGTCGCGGCGCGGCAGGGAAAACCGCAGTATTCGGGCTGTTGAAGCGCAACGGCAAGGTTTACACTGTTGCCGTACCCAATAACACAGACGGCACCCCTGTTACCGATTACCCGCGAGCAGGTTACGCCTGACAGCATCGTTTATACCGATTGCTATAAGAGCCTTGACGTATTGGACGTGAGCGAATTTAACCATTTCCGCATCAACCACAGTACGCATTTTGCTGAAAAGCAAAACCACATCAATGGAATTGAGAACTTTTGGAGTCAGGCAAAATGGCATTTGCGTAAGTTCAACGGCATTCCGAAAGAGCATTTTGAGCTGTATTTGAAGGAGTGCGAATGGCGTTTTAACAACAGTGAAATCAAAGTTCAAATTTCTATTTTAAAACAACTGGTAAGAGATAATTTATCCTAGTTATCTAGGACAGCCCCAAATATAAATCTAGTGTCAAATTGACTTGAAATTTATTACTGATAACCCCATATACAGTACGTCATTTTATTTAGAGGTGAAATATGAGCCATTATACAAACAACCTTCATCGTATTTTTGTAGACAGAGAGATTGGTTTTAAGAAAGAAATTACCCCAACAGAACTGGATTTAGATTTTTTTAATAATGTTAAAAAGGTTGTTAAAAGCCACTTAAAGACCAAAATCAAAGAGTTTTTGGAGCAACAAGGGCTTGCCAGCATTACCCCAAAATTTCGTATTCAAGGGTCGTGGGCATATGGTACTTGCAATTTGCCTGCCAAACAAGGTCAAGAAATGGATTTTGATTATGGGGTATATTTGCCTGTTCGTGCATTTGACGGCTTTAATCCTGATGCTGGAGCAAGTGAACAAGCCAAAAATTATTTTGAGCAAGTGGAATTAATGATGGGAGATTTATGTGAACAACACGATTGGCTGTTAGATACTTCCGCCCCATCATCGTGTATTCGCATTAAAATCAGAAATAATGCCCATATGGACATTCCACTTTATGCTGTTCCTGACGATATGTTTGATAGTTTAGAAGAACGCAATGAATTACAAGTGTCATTGGGCAGTGCAACTGCTATTCATGAAAGTTTAAATTATTCTAAGTGGGTATTTGAAGATTTTAATATCAGATCATTTGCTGAAGAATCTTTAATGGATAAAAATATTCGAATGATTCATATGGCAAGGCGAGATGGTACTTGGCAAGAAAGCGACTGCGAACTGATCCGCAAATGGTTTGCCGATAAATTAAAGTCTTTGGAAAATAACGGTCAGCAATTGCGAGCAATTTGCCGTTATTTAAAGGCATGGCGTGATTGGCAATTTGCAGATAAATCTTTTCAGCCAAGCTCCATTTTATTGATGATTATTGCCTGCAAGTATTATCAATATTATCAACATCGTGATGACTTAGCACTATTATCAGTTTTAGAAAAATTGCCAAATGCTTTGAGTGGCAATGTTTATGAAAATATTGAAGAGCACGAAAGTGAAGATTTTAACCGCATGAAAGAAGGTGAAAGAGTTGAAGCTATGCAATATGCTGATGCACTTTATCAAAATTTTATGGCGAGTTTAAATAATTTTGATAAAACCAAAGCACTAAAATTCATCACAAATGAGTGGGGTAACAGAATACCACAAGATGAGGATTTGATTGAAACTTCTCGGCAAGCTATTTTTGATACACCTCCATTAGTTCAACCAAACATCACTCCACAAGCACCATTAAGACAAGGCTAATGGATTATACAGAATGGCAAGCAGTTGATTGCGATTTTGTGGTTCGTATAGACAACTTCATTATTACTCAATTAACTGCTTACCGGCAAAAAACAAGCAAACAGCCTGAATCTTTGGGGCTACTTGTTGGATTTGTTTGGGAAAATGCTTTTTGGGTCAAAGCAATTACTACCCCCACACCATTTGATAAACTCAGTCGTTTTTTCTGTATACGTACACAAAAATCAGCTGATTATAATTTCGAATTATTGAAAGAATTAAATAAACAATCTAATCATCAATGGCACTATTTGGGTGAATGGCATACGCATCCTGAAATCAACCCAAAGCCATCCAAAACTGATTTGGAAGGTTGGAATGAATTGCCTAAAAATAGCTACTATGATAGAAATATTCACTTATTTTGGATTTGTAGCAGTGAAGTCCATAGCAACGATTGGCTAAATATTCGTATTAATAATGTATTTTTTAAGTTGGTATTAAAAAACGATGAATCACCGCAATGAAATTATTGAAATATTGTCTTATCACCAATATGAACCAATCTCGTTTTCGGATTTTAAAAATAGCCAATTAAATCATAAAAGTATTTGTTATAAAAAAGAAATTCTTATAGAAAATAAAAAAATTGAATATTTTTTGATTTTTCCTAATTCAGCATTGTTGGAGTTCCCTAAAATTTATATAACAGAAAAGCAACTATTGCTCTTGCAACAAGCTTTTCCACATATTACTCAACCCATTCCGCATTTACAAAAAAGACAAATCTCTTATTTAGATAATCAGTTGTATTATGTTTGTTATTTTATGGAAAACAGTCAAATCATACCAAGAAATGATCTTGGTAAATTTATTTTGACAATTGAGCAATATTTAATGAATTTTTTTGTTAAATTTTTGGATAAAGACCAATATATTCAAGAGTACTCGGAAGATTTCTTGGGGGTAGTTATTGTATTAAGTGATTTGACCAATGATAAAAATAATTCTTGGTATATTATTAAAAATGAAAATAAATATAATTTCTTAGAACTAAAAAATAAAAATGATATATTTTATTTACAAGCCAACGACCAAAATAATCCAAATTTTTCAGAGTTGTTTAAAAATGGTAAAGTTACTGTTCAGTCATTTTTAGATTTTATACAAAAATGGGATGGTAGTATTTACAAAAAACTAGAAGAACATCTTCTAAATCATATCAATAAAAAACACAAGAAAGAACCAATTAATATTTTGATAAATTGGAAAAACAAGTTAATGGGCGCGTCATTTGAATGGAATGATTGCCAACATAAAGTATTAAAAAAATTTCTTGATAAGCAATATTTGACTCAAAAGGTAGTTTTTTATACGGTGAACTTAATTGATTTTAAAGCCAGTATTTTAAGAAATTTGCCATCGAAATCACAAAATGGTTTATTGGGTAAAAAGGTTTTTCAAGTTGGATTAGGGGCTGTTGGTGGATATATTGCAGATTCCTTAATCAAAATCGGTGCTGGTATTGATGATGAATTTACTATCATTGATAATGACATTTTTAGTGTTGATAATGTTGGACGACATTTATTAGGTATGGAATATATTGGGAAAAGTAAATCTCAAGCATTTAAAGAATATGCCAAAAAGCAAACTTTTAACCAACTCAAAAAATTAAATACTAATTTTGACAATGTTAGTAATTATAACTTTCAATATTTTGTAGATAATCCAATGG
The window above is part of the Neisseria bacilliformis genome. Proteins encoded here:
- a CDS encoding lysozyme inhibitor LprI family protein → MKKIFLVGIFLTLNAYADCNHLKVTTEIKSCLVSQNEMLNDRLTNTYHLALSTLPKADRKNLINAQRAWVRFKEADCYAAIAADAGGTAASIIGLNCTNNKISAREKEIKELYIR
- a CDS encoding lytic transglycosylase domain-containing protein, translating into MSKFKLLLGYFAIFFSINSSAFADKVSDCLKGRSKSAACRTMIANYWAHHQTIERIARQEGVEPALLKALIAYESHYNHKAVSPKQASGLTQVMPTTARGLNIDPAKLFVPEVSVRTGARYLRRMFGQFGRTDLALAAYNAGPGRVIKAGYRVPPIAETQNYVSNVSALFREFKNRERNNLPLNRTGSKTVAISATPEIRIKQTVPKRSDPYQSHVSNSY
- a CDS encoding tyrosine-type recombinase/integrase, whose protein sequence is MLKSNISKQLHQHINGFLDHCRSRCFSEGTIEGYRSNLRQFVSRLGDYAAKHKVADFQTACTEIVMMETITMKQADNPELKATTIRRYICAWRSFIAYLVKANVLDLSYDRFRFDLPKLPETLPKSVDMSVLDKLLDNPQCLPKQPHWMYLRNLCIFELMTYSGLRISEVSNLLMTDVYFAERQIRVIGKGQRTRLVPITDTVAKRIRAYLKERSASAVNIRTNHLFVGRGGKMLRPCSIRLSLHKMVAARLGEEMHITPHSLRHSCATHFVRETHNLRFVQILLGHKSIATTQIYTHLDNGFVQEMFHQHHSR
- a CDS encoding recombinase family protein, translating into MGEKSKMSEINKIARIYCRVSTEEQDLSRQLGLKKWAELRGFYVAKVYAEKASGRHADRPQLLEMIKDLQAGEIVIAESMDRLSRLPLVEAEALIAQINNRGARLLLPEVLDLPAVKAAEDSMESIVFKSIQDLLLKILLKSASDDYEMRRSRQAAGISRAKSEGKQFGRRISQKRIDDVISCRKQGLSISRTAKILECSEATVKRICKLVADGKYSVSKV
- a CDS encoding type II toxin-antitoxin system VapC family toxin, whose product is MKKYLLDTNIVSLAVRGNNHVLKHLTSVPMSELCISAITHAELMYGLAKRPEARRLHRLVSEFLLRVDVLPFDTAVAEVYGTFRAGVEASGRSLSAPDMQIAAHAHGIGAVLVSNDRAFSYIHGLSVEDWSSDEE
- a CDS encoding antitoxin, translated to MQTAKLFNNGRSQAVRLPAAFRFEGGEVFIRRDEKTGDVILSKHPSDWAGFIGSLQAAGVETDTDPFVRQPEDAAPNLRDPFEGWQE
- a CDS encoding CBASS cGAMP synthase: MSHYTNNLHRIFVDREIGFKKEITPTELDLDFFNNVKKVVKSHLKTKIKEFLEQQGLASITPKFRIQGSWAYGTCNLPAKQGQEMDFDYGVYLPVRAFDGFNPDAGASEQAKNYFEQVELMMGDLCEQHDWLLDTSAPSSCIRIKIRNNAHMDIPLYAVPDDMFDSLEERNELQVSLGSATAIHESLNYSKWVFEDFNIRSFAEESLMDKNIRMIHMARRDGTWQESDCELIRKWFADKLKSLENNGQQLRAICRYLKAWRDWQFADKSFQPSSILLMIIACKYYQYYQHRDDLALLSVLEKLPNALSGNVYENIEEHESEDFNRMKEGERVEAMQYADALYQNFMASLNNFDKTKALKFITNEWGNRIPQDEDLIETSRQAIFDTPPLVQPNITPQAPLRQG
- a CDS encoding Mov34/MPN/PAD-1 family protein; this translates as MDYTEWQAVDCDFVVRIDNFIITQLTAYRQKTSKQPESLGLLVGFVWENAFWVKAITTPTPFDKLSRFFCIRTQKSADYNFELLKELNKQSNHQWHYLGEWHTHPEINPKPSKTDLEGWNELPKNSYYDRNIHLFWICSSEVHSNDWLNIRINNVFFKLVLKNDESPQ
- a CDS encoding ThiF family adenylyltransferase encodes the protein MNHRNEIIEILSYHQYEPISFSDFKNSQLNHKSICYKKEILIENKKIEYFLIFPNSALLEFPKIYITEKQLLLLQQAFPHITQPIPHLQKRQISYLDNQLYYVCYFMENSQIIPRNDLGKFILTIEQYLMNFFVKFLDKDQYIQEYSEDFLGVVIVLSDLTNDKNNSWYIIKNENKYNFLELKNKNDIFYLQANDQNNPNFSELFKNGKVTVQSFLDFIQKWDGSIYKKLEEHLLNHINKKHKKEPINILINWKNKLMGASFEWNDCQHKVLKKFLDKQYLTQKVVFYTVNLIDFKASILRNLPSKSQNGLLGKKVFQVGLGAVGGYIADSLIKIGAGIDDEFTIIDNDIFSVDNVGRHLLGMEYIGKSKSQAFKEYAKKQTFNQLKKLNTNFDNVSNYNFQYFVDNPMDLIVDTTGNIEVQEYLNELVQQIPLESRPNLLHLWIFGNGECVQGFWHDAKLQDHQGGCIQCLGTSANGLFESTLPIRNLDKEQRFGVCSAFTPYAVSGGMMASSLGINMILEWLETGMVKNNYQTRYNSEYQNEKINDMLIMANVNCPYCGEKYAKSI